The DNA region CAGGAAAGTGAGCCATAAAATCAAATTCTGTTAGTCCTTGAGTCTCCCTTATCTAATTACACGCGAGAACACTCTTTTAAAAGAGTTGGGTCATTTAGAGGTACATCATAGTGACCCTCACTGGACACCGACGGGACACTATGAGCTTACTTCTTTGTCTTACATACCCTTTTAAAAGAGTTGAGTCATTTAAAGGGTGACCCTCACTGGACACCGACAGGACATTATGAGCTTACTTTCTCGTCTTACATACGCTCTTAGTTTAGAATTTGGCGTATGCTTAACTGATTCTTCAAAAAGCATTATAATGGGAGTCTACAACCGGACAAAGGAGGGAGAAGCATTACAGTAACCAGAAGAAGCTCATGATGAAACAGATTTGTTAATTTGAATCCACGAGCAAATCAACAATGATTAATTTTCGCTTAACATAacaaacatattattattacaGCAGCAAAGCTGCTTTCTTCCATCTGTAATTCAGTAACATAACATCTCATCTTATTGAATATGGACGCTCAGGATTAAATACATAGGAGGTTTCCACTTTCCCACATCCATTTGTCAGGAGATGTAGGCTAATAAAATTAATCATACAGGCAGGGGTGTTAAAAAGGCCTATCCCCATATCCTTTTTGTTCACACTACGAACATATGATACAAAGCTAAGCCTTCACATATGTCTCAATTGCAACCTTCGCAGCATACCCAATGTTCTCAGACTTCTCTTCACCTTCCCAGAGCTCCGGCAACGCTTCCTTGATATTATGTATGCTCTCCAGTGCATAATCCGCGCCTTGACTCCGGTGAGAAGTGCCGACCTACACCCATgtatatcaaattaattataattataaaaaaaattaaaaaaaaatcaagtattGATGGGTACTATCACATCAGCCAGTGAGACGAGAATGGAATAAGGTGGGTGTAGCATATAACATTCTAGATACAATTCAACAAGCACTTTGAAAATGATCTTGATGCAAGATTCATTTGTTGTTCTAGTGATGGCTTGTCAATTCATGGGGAATTTTGTTAATGGTATTTTGCGATCTGGTTAGTTGTTCAATGTCAATAGCTTACCAACACAGTGTGAAGACCCACGCGTTTCCCAGTCTGTATATTACGGATGCTATCATCAAAGAACAActgcaaaaggaaaaaattacaaTGTCAATAAAAGATAGTGTGAGACTGGCAAAGAAACAAAGATATACTAATTATGCAAAAGAGTTATAGAACATGGTGAGAAAATAAATGGTGCTAATTATCAGTATCAGGCACAGGCTACATACGGTCAGacagatgaagaaaaagaaaaaaaaaaaaaaagcaaatccAATTGTGAATTCAACCCGTTAACACACCACctattgttaaagtattaatttaaGTGATCTACAattttctatcagtttaagcttttgggattcatgatgatttaacattgtatcagaACAAAGATCATGAGTTCTCATTCACCCTCCCTACCCTCCTTCCCTCccaattttagttaaatattcaaTGTGTTGAATCTTACTTGTTGAGAGGGAGTTTGAACCCATACGTAAAAgataatgttagaatattaaatttaaataattaagtttactATTTCCTGTCGGGATAAGCGGTGATTTAACACTATTCTTCAAGAAAATGGATTTATATTCTTACTGTTCTTTGAGGGTTGATGTTGGCTATCTTGAAAACTTCTTCATATGCATCCTCAAATGGTTTGCAGACAACTGGGGTCTTTGGAAGTACCAAACTAGCTTTAGGTTGACTCATATACTCGTCAATGTCAAAAGCTTCAGTGCTTGAAATGGTACTTGGTCTTGTGTCTCCCAATTCTGCGTCATCCTCTTCTGTAGGAACGACATTCCCTTCTTTGTTGTTTGAATTTAGAGTTTCAAAGCATATAATCCCTTCAAAGCAGTCCTCCAATCCAAGCTTGCTAAGCACTCTAGCAGCGTGGGCCTTGTCTGCATTCGTAAAAATCTATACAGAAAGACCATACATCATtatcagaagaagaaaaaagtgtttAGCCACTCTCCCAGCAAACCAATTTTAGAAGAGCAATTTGTATATCTATAATGGGTGGGAGAATCTTACAACTTTCTGAACAGGCAGGCTAAGCAAAAGACTCCTCAGCACAGGGTCAGGTTTTAGCAAGTTGTAGGGCAATCTCCCATGAACATAACTGTGAAAAAGGAAAGTAAGAGACGCCTAGAATAAAcgtttttatattttgaatgacaactaaaagaaaagaaaagaaagaaacagctGATGGAAATGAGGAATTGATACCTATGGAAGTCATCATATTCAAAGTTATAGCCAATAGCCTAAAAAAGAACCATAACAACACATTTATTGTCAATCTGCTGTATATTATATACGTTCTcagaaacaatttttgaaaaagaatacTAGGATCATACCCTGAGACCAGCCATCGTCGTCCCATAATCCTTGTACAAGGAAACACATAACTCAGGGACCTTCTTCTCCTCTATGCCAAGTTTTTTAAGCATATATTCTACAGTAGGGCATTCAAAGAAAGATTTCAAACTTATGATTACTGTTCTTCCAAATTAATACTGTGGATACATataagaagataaaagaaacgatttttttttttttttttcctttaatttctgAATCCCTGCCTAAAATGTGATGCATGAATTACCTCGAATATTCTTGGTGACTTCTACCGACAAACCAGAACTAAAAGGATAAAGAGTGTCATCCAGATCTGAAAATTAGATACATCTAGTTGTCATGATCCACCACTTTGGTCAAATTCACAATCAATAAGAATTTGTGCATAGGAAGAGGCTTACCAAATAGAAGACACTCATACTTCGGCTTTAGAGCTTGTTGGTACTGATCCTCGTTTTCCATTTTGATCTAGGAGGCTGCAAATTAGAAAATAAGAATCAGCATAAATACAGAAACAAACACCAAATAATGTCTCACAAATATATCAGcaaatttttgacattttcaaacTAAATATTTATAATGGTCAGAGATAGACAGAAAAAAGTTACAATGAAAGAGTCATTGCTtcaaaaagaatcaaaacagAAATAGGCACGGGACTTCTAATTCTCTAGAGAAGAAACCTTGCAATTAAGGTCAAAGCCTTGGCTTTGAATTTCCACAACTTAGAAAGCaaatgggtttttcttttcataaatgaaaaactcatagatttaaaaattgattgaagcAAATCAGATCCTCAGTAAAATGAGTAtttgttcaaacttcaaaagggaaAGAACATATGACATTCAAAATCCAGAAAACGAAACACTTGCTTTCAAATCAACATCTAAAATACTCAAAACTCCAATCATCAATACCCCAAAACTGAAACAAGAGAAAGCATTGAAAGTTCGAACATAAAAAAGTTAAgcattttgcatatatatatttcaacagaATGCATCACACgtacgaacaaaaaaaaaaaaaggcccagaAAATCACTACTTGTTTAATACATCAAACACAAACAGATGTACCAGATCCCACACACCCAAGTCCCCAAACAACTCGGCATTTGTTCCCAGATTACTGGAACTGGTTCAAAACGTTACACTTGAAGAAAATAAGCAACAAACACATTCTTTCCAAGAAACAAAATCATACATTGGACGATGAGAACAAGAACTTACCAGATCCAAAGTTGGCCGACACTTGAGCAATGGCGAAacagagagaagagagaaagagggggCAGGGGGGGCAGAGGATTGTGTTAAATGCGAAGCCGTTGAAACGTTGGGTGAAAGCGACTGAAACGGAAAGAGGTAGTAATACAGCAGGAAGGGACGATTTTCTATGATTGGAAATAAACTGAAAAGTGAAGAGCCATAACTTTTCAGACTTTGTACTACGTGGTCGTATGTTATTTTGACACGTTCCGTGCTCACGTGAGTTTCTGTCGTGTCTTGAGACAGTCCACGAATAATGCGAGGGGTTGACAAGTGTCCGTCTATTATTGGAGgaatgcttgttttttttttttgggtgttttgttTGCTGGGATATCACCGGACGCACGCGGTTAGCCACGTCTAATTAAGGTGAGAAAAGGAGAGGTCAAGGAATATCTTTGATTAACGTTAATTAAGCAATGacgactttttttatttttattgttgcaTGAATAAGCAATGacgacttttttatttttatttttatttttatttttacaaaattgtAACATGTGTTGATCTACTTAATTTATgtctttcaattttcaaattaataatgAAGTTCGCttagatttaattaatttaatccccGATGCAATAGCAATTTACCTTAAATAAAACAATAGATGTCActcatcaattttttgtttatgtagggtaggataaagttttctttagaaattttttatttttttattttttttttagttcagcttattaaattgatatatgtctaaaatatataaaaagtaggagaaactttacaaaactTCCTGAACTTTTACGGATTTTGAAAGTACCCTCTTGAAGTtcaaaaattcttaattaaggatatcgaacttttaattttttcaattacccaatttcgttacaattttttattaaatattgtcaaaattttcaaaatagtaattttttttattggaaaaaataaaataaaatatttaaagatttatgcatttattttcttaaaaaaaatatatatttgcaaatttttttgtaaaaaaaaaaaaaaaaagagaaaaaaaaaaagagagtattttagaagttttgaaaaaatttaacgAAAAGTCCTAACATAATggagtaattaaaagttcaatacctttaattgaaagtttttaaactttgaatgGTAGTGTCAAAATAAGTGAAAATTTAGgatgattttttgaaatttctcaaaaaaattacataCATGTTTAGTGTGTGTTGAGACAATTGTCAACCCACGTAGCGACTTGATTTCAAAGCCTACTAAGAGTAAAAAATGGATCAGTGATGGAAGGCAGCGAAGTGGGGAGTATGACAGCCGTTTCACCTCTTATGCCTAAGTTAGAATTATATAGACAGTTGGGGCAGTGGGAAAACTTTTGTTCTCCCCCCTCCCTCCCTTgtctttttgcttatttttcttttgttacagGTTCAAGCCCCAATGCGCCGGCCGGGTATACCGTCCACCATTTTTGTCGTGTCTTTTTCTGGGGTTGATGGGGTTCTTGGATCAGACTGTTCAAAGCTCGATTTACGCCCCTCTGTCAAACCCACCTCAACACGCGCCACTCCACCGCGCACACTGACCCCACCCACTTCCAACAGCACCTATCATTTCTGATTCTGGCAACCCCGCAATGGATCGTGACTCGCACACGCCTACATGtggtttttttgctttttggctaAAATCATCCGGCAGCCTTCTTCCTGTGGTGTTTTGTGGgattttgtgctttttttttaatttttttaattttttcttgtttttctattttccttgtattttgtGGTCCTGACTTGTTAGGTTGATGATGTGAATAATTTCCTAACTTGGGAATTGAGGAGGTTGAATTTTGAAGAGGAGAAAGTATTGTGTCATTTGTGTGGCACCAATGTGTAACATCGTGAGTGAGTCCATTGAGCTTGAATGACATTATTTCGTCTTCTAAAATGATTTCTTATCATTAAATATTGTTATAATTCTCATAATTGTTATAATCTCAAAATATGTGTCTATTCAACTTTACCAAGACGTCAAGACAGACTCTGAACTCAATGATGCATTCCAAATTTTCCAGGTGCGATGATCAACTCCACATTGGTAAATTAAAATGATGCGTTGTAGTTGCTTTATCAAAAAGccttactttttcttttgtcacaATTACATGTAAAGAGACAACATAATTACATGTAAAGAGAAAGAGTGGTTggtaaattttgttatttttttttttctaaattaatacttatttctatatatatgtatattttatattttgggaaTTATTCTAATTTTGTGAAAAGAGTTAATTAGCCTCGTGGATATTTATTAACGTCCAACTCACTCACTCCAAACTATTACGCAATGTTTGAGTGTATAATAATATGCATATGCATATAAGTATACGCGTGTAGTTTTAGATGTTTTTGTTGCCTCTTGATGGCACACCGAACATGAAACATCATATATAGCAATCAAATCatgattatttaattttagacgATTGTGATTTATACATTATTATGCATATGCATATACATACACTTGTGTAGTTTTAGATGTTTTTGTTACATCTTGTTGGCACACTTAATATGAAACATCATAGCAATCAAATCATAACTATGATTGTGATTATACAATCTAATAGTTCAATATAGATGGTAAGATGCTTGTAAGTATGATTTAGCGATTGGATTTATAATATCGTTAGATGTTAATAAAGGTTGTGACCCTTTGTCAAAATATGTTatctttaaaattcaattatctAAGTTAAGTGATTATTGCGATCGAACGAATAGAATTAAATGAATGTTAATTTTGAAACTACTTGTTTAAAAAGACAACtctatatgaaaaaaaaaataaaaaataaaaaataaaaaaacatattcataTTCAACCTCTTCACAAAAAGACATCACTTAAGAATAGTCACTAACCCATTTCATTTACAGGAAAGGTATCTATGACATTATGCTAATCTATCtctctcaaaaacttaaaagctTATGTattacataaaatttaaaagctttTGTCTTACATAAAATTTTGTGATGGCTAAGTTTTGTTGTTTTGCAAAAACATATGTCGTGTTCGGTGTTGTGGATTGGTTTCGTTTGTGCATAATGCAGACAAATATCATATAAAATCTGAACAACTTTAGTGTAACCTGGTGCACTtcaattaatcaaaattggtAAGGGCAAATATTGTCTTAAAGAAAGCGACCCTCTAACGCGCCCTAGAGCATTTTACCATTATTTTCCAAATTTAGAATATTTGCACCAACAAATTCTGTATTGAACAACATTGAATTAGGAAAAGTGCaccacaaaaaattaaattaagaaagaGAATTAATGCATAGATCATCATTAGAGATAGGGATCATACAAGTCCAGTaccaaaaagtaattaatacaAATCTGGCATTATTGCTGAAATGCCAATAAACATACATTAGTGATCTGATCTCCCTGATCATATATGCTAGGCTTTCACTGAAGTCTCAATTGCCATCTTCCTTGGATACTCTATGCTTCCTGACTCTTCATTAATGGCTTCCCATAGCACCGGCAATGCTTCTCTAATATTGTGGATGCTCTCTAAAGCATAATCTACACCATTTCCACGATGAGATGTGCCCACCTATATATCCACCAGAATTGAAATTGGATTAATCGTTTTTCCTAATTATTTCTACTGTTAATTCAAGTATATATATTCTGACTTACATGCACTGTGTGAAGCCCCATACGCTTCCCACATTGTATATTTCGGATACTATCATCGAAGAAAAGCTggaaaaaaccacaaaaaaacaaaaaacatccTTATAATTagagttgacaatttttgacacaaacccaaaatgaaaataatgagTTAGGACTGAAAGgtctgacccatttaattaaatgagccGGATTACAATACGAACCTAAATTCACAACGAGATAAATTAGGTTATAAAAGAACCTATACCTTAGATTTTAAGGAAACCTACacctttcaaacacaaggtttgagattaattttttttttcattctttacTCATAACATAACCCCTTTAAATAGAGGATTCTACATATTACGCAAGAAATCTAGGGTTGAGTCAGCAGttcttattggaatataaactaGAACTGAGTTATCAAAACTcttatatgaaaataaagactaatttaaatgaaataaaacacaTAGAGAGATAAAcaaagttgacctatatagttttataccaATACTTTGACACAACACATGCGTATATCCTTTCTTAGAAGATAAACTtataaatgaaaatcaaggaaatTTTGCTTCTAATCACCCAAGCTAGCTAGCATACAAATAGAGAGTTGGTTATCTTACTGTTCTTTGAGGATTGATGCTGCCTGCCTTGAATGCTTGTATAAATGCATTTTCAAATGGTTTGCAAATGACTGGAGACATGGGAAGCTCCGAGGTAGAATTGGGTTGACAAGGAATGTGAACAACGTTATCATAGGCATTATCATTCTCGTTGGTGGTCGGATTCAGAGTCTCAAAGCTTATAACCAGATCGAAGCAGTCTTCCAATCCAAGCCTGCTAAGAGCTTTGGCAACATGCCCCTTATCCGCATTTGAGAAAATCTATTTTGTAACCACCAAAAACATTGTCAAAGGAAAGCTCCATGCATGCTAATTAATTTATCTGAATTTTTCTATAGAGAAATCAACTTACAACTTTCCTAAAAGGCATGCTAAGCAACAGACTCCTCAGAACATGGTCAGGTTTTAGTGCATCATAGGGCAATCTCCCATGAACAAATCTGTAAAATAGGAAAGTGTGAGACCAAATACTTTTCAACAGAGGATCCCCACAAAGTAAATGACATAAATTCCATTTAAATTGGTTTGGAGAAATTTCTTTCCACCCAGTTCAGAGGAAATTGCCCACATAATAATACAAGTATATAATATAActcaagaaaaagaataattatatttagtGTATATATCATAGGGTAATCCCCCATGAACAAATCTGTAAAATGGCAAGTGTGAGACCAAATACTTTTCAATATTAGAGGATGGAAATTACCAAACTGGTATACCTATGATAGTCATCATTGTCAAAGTCGTAGCCAATTGCCTGGACAGGGgaatatatattcattattcAACTCTATGACATGTTCAAAATTCTTCATTTTAGCAAGAGGACAATAATAGTATACCTTAAGACCCGCCATTGTTGTTCCATAATTCTTGTATAACATACGATTCATCTCAGggactttctcttcttctatcCCAAGCTTTTGAACCATATACTCTGTGGAGGGGTAGTATTAGTAATTAAACAGAAACATAATCTGTAAACACATCAGGAATTAGAGAATCATGATCAATGCAGTACCTTCAATATTCTTTGTGCATGCTTTGGACAGACCAGAGCTCAGGGGATAAAGGGTGTCATCAACATCTGTAAAGCAACATATTATTTGCATCATCGATCACCACCATTTTTATATCTACCAAACTCCCTACTCAGATTCACTCGAACAGAAACTCACTGAAAAAGCAGTAAAACCTGAGGATTTTGAAAGGATCCGAGCAAGAAAGCTTACCAAAGAGAAGACACTCGTACTGGGGCGCTAGAGCCTGCTGGTACTCCTCCTTGTATTCCATGTTAACCTTAAAAAACACAATATTATAGTGTTAGTGAATATTGTAAGGAAACcaacataaattaaaacaagAGGGTGAGAATACATGAACAGTATACCGCAGAGAATGAGTGAATgagagaaagacagagagagCTGCAAATATTGAATGAGAAAGGAGATGTGGGAAAGAAGAGGGTGGATATTTTGGGGTTTAAATCGGGTGGTGGAAAAGGAGACCAACAGGAAAGCCACAGAGAGCCTTCCTCATTGGTAGCCTCTAGAAGAAGCACTAGTGTGAATAATGCACCGCCATAGTCCTTTTCTGACACCTTTATTTTAGAAATGATAAAAGTAACTTTTTTGActttctagtattttttttttaattcaaagaaacaaaaaagattaaaagaaaactctaccaatatcaatttttaatgaAGTTCAAAAGAATTGGTAGGTCTTCTTCGTAAAATTATAGTTTGGACAATTTCAGGTTGAT from Corylus avellana chromosome ca10, CavTom2PMs-1.0 includes:
- the LOC132163939 gene encoding uncharacterized protein C24B11.05, giving the protein MENEDQYQQALKPKYECLLFDLDDTLYPFSSGLSVEVTKNIREYMLKKLGIEEKKVPELCVSLYKDYGTTMAGLRAIGYNFEYDDFHSYVHGRLPYNLLKPDPVLRSLLLSLPVQKVIFTNADKAHAARVLSKLGLEDCFEGIICFETLNSNNKEGNVVPTEEDDAELGDTRPSTISSTEAFDIDEYMSQPKASLVLPKTPVVCKPFEDAYEEVFKIANINPQRTLFFDDSIRNIQTGKRVGLHTVLVGTSHRSQGADYALESIHNIKEALPELWEGEEKSENIGYAAKVAIETYVKA
- the LOC132163734 gene encoding suppressor of disruption of TFIIS-like — protein: MEYKEEYQQALAPQYECLLFDVDDTLYPLSSGLSKACTKNIEEYMVQKLGIEEEKVPEMNRMLYKNYGTTMAGLKAIGYDFDNDDYHRFVHGRLPYDALKPDHVLRSLLLSMPFRKVIFSNADKGHVAKALSRLGLEDCFDLVISFETLNPTTNENDNAYDNVVHIPCQPNSTSELPMSPVICKPFENAFIQAFKAGSINPQRTLFFDDSIRNIQCGKRMGLHTVHVGTSHRGNGVDYALESIHNIREALPVLWEAINEESGSIEYPRKMAIETSVKA